From a single Lolium rigidum isolate FL_2022 chromosome 7, APGP_CSIRO_Lrig_0.1, whole genome shotgun sequence genomic region:
- the LOC124673108 gene encoding two-component response regulator ORR42-like — translation MTTSTVQGSPVKALIVEDTPVHAFILSTILRKFHCEITVAENGNEAVQLFLEGKKFDIIFCDKEMTVMSGPEAIEKIRALGECHVKIVGVSAGYDLEQSFMSAGADIFLPKPMKFEVVGPIIQEVMNKKNNSMV, via the exons ATGACGACTTCCACCGTCCAAGGATCCCCCGTGAAGGCCCTTATTGTGGAGGATACGCCTGTTCATGCATTTATTCTCTCCACCATCCTGCGGAAGTTCCACTGTGAGATTACTGTGGCTGAAAATGGGAACGAAGCTGTGCAACTGTTTCTCGAGGGAAAGAAGTTTGACATTATATTTTGTGACAAGGAAATGACAGTAATGTCCGGTCCTGAG GCCATTGAGAAGATCCGTGCTTTGGGAGAATGTCATGTGAAGATTGTTGGAGTATCAGCCGGTTATGATCTCGAACAATCATTCATGAGcgctggtgctgatatatttctgCCCAAACCAATGAAGTTTGAAGTTGTCGGGCCTATTATTCAGGAGGTCATGAATAAGAAGAATAATTCCATGGTCTAA